In the Primulina tabacum isolate GXHZ01 chromosome 7, ASM2559414v2, whole genome shotgun sequence genome, ATTGTACAAATATGAATTTAAGATATGTTAAAAAAtagtaattaataataaaaaagacaATCCCGGTCCTTTTTATTTTCCTTGAGCAGCCGGGGGTGCCCATATATTTTCCAACCCCGAAATAAATGAGATGGAATGGGTGTTCTTCGTTTTAATTTGCATAAATTATACTATTTTAGTCCTATATCTGCGCCGGCAGATCGTCAGTAGATCTAACAAGCGATTCAAGATCCAGTAAGGGAAAACAAGAAAAAGCCAAAGAAGCGAAATTACAAGAGAGATTACATGAAACCAACCTGAAATACCAGCAGTGCAGTAAACAAGCGCAAAAATCATGCCACCGAAGGCCCAAGCAATGCCCTGAATACCCACAGATGCACACTTGTTATTCGCTCTATTAACCCCCATCACTGTCAAGATTGAGATGTACAGAAACAAGAAGGTGGCCACAAATTCCGCAATCCCAGCCCTGTAAAAAGACCAAGATTTCAGCTCTCCGGGTTCAAACAAAGGGGCTGGCGGTGGCTCCGAGTAATCTTTCAAGTCCGTTTGAGCG is a window encoding:
- the LOC142550809 gene encoding putative aquaporin PIP-type pTOM75, whose translation is MAENKEEDVRLGANKFTEAQPLGTAAQTDLKDYSEPPPAPLFEPGELKSWSFYRAGIAEFVATFLFLYISILTVMGVNRANNKCASVGIQGIAWAFGGMIFALVYCTAGISGFVEDRTTTCIDLMLAVASLLEACVWQFIEKQGFCYVISGVFHLFYLRNY